One Spinacia oleracea cultivar Varoflay chromosome 4, BTI_SOV_V1, whole genome shotgun sequence DNA segment encodes these proteins:
- the LOC130472015 gene encoding uncharacterized protein: MAALTRFISKSADKSLPFFQVLKGNKTFKWGEEQEKAFKGVKNHLKSLPTIARPEVGDILQLYISASKKTVAAALVVEKDKIQQPIYFVSHILNPAEQRYPLIEKMAFAIMIAARKLKPYFDAHKVQVLTNQPLEKSLQRLDTSGRLLKWAVELSEYDIEYKPRTAIKAQALADFIAEASYEEEEEPLGTWQISVDGSAAVTGSGAGIIMVSPEGNIFEYAIKFKFKASNNEAEYEAAIAGIQMCKAADAKKIVLKTDSQLVASQYRGEYEAREPSMQRYLALMKEAVAHLESFEIQLVPRAENSQADALSKLASSTLQDLERTVMVEVKDEKSIDKKPAVNFIDTEPQWYDSIVSYKLGRGLPTAEQEQKKVKRNEHWFVIYQGKLYKKSFSLPLLRCISTEESQRVIEEIHEGICGNHIGGRTLALKALRAGYYWPTMPIINPIPFAQWGMDILGPFTAASGGRKFLIVAVDYFTKWIEAEPTKSITAKRMKDFIWKNIVIRFGIPESLVFDHGTQFDCTPIKDYCAELRIKFAYASVCHPQSNGQAEAANKQILGALRKKVEDFKGAWADLIPEILWSNRTTEKEATGESPYKLAFGAEAVLPVEVGLPSFRVQYYEEGTNEQRMREALDFLPEVRLQAELKLAANKEKMSRAYNKRVKHRPMQVGDLVLRRTAATGKGKAEGKFTANWEGPYQITKEVAPGSYHLMTMEGRELKNSWNANMLKKYYV, translated from the exons ATGGCAGCACTCACCAGGTTCATCAGCAAGTCCGCGGATAAGTCTCTCCCCTTTTTCCAGGTGCTAAAGGGAAACAAAACATTTAAATGGGGAGAAGAGCAGGAGAAAGCATTCAAGGGGGTGAAGAACCATTTGAAAAGCCTCCCAACCATAGCCAGACCAGAAGTGGGGGACATATTACAGCTATACATCTCTGCCTCCAAGAAAACTGTAGCAGCAGCTCTGGTAGTCGAGAAGGATAAAATCCAGCAGCCAAtctactttgtcagccacatcCTCAACCCAGCAGAACAGAGGTACCCCCTGATTGAAAAAATGGCCTTCGCCATCATGATAGCTGCCAGAAAGTTGAAACCATACTTTGACGCACATAAAGTGCAAGTGTTAACTAATCAGCCTTTAGAGAAGTCATTGCAGAGACTAGATACCTCTGGTAGACTCCTGAAATGGGCAGTGGAACTCTCAGAATATGACATCGAGTACAAACCTAGAACCGCCATAAAAGCACAGGCACTGGCAGATTTCATTGCAGAGGCATCATACGAGGAGGAGGAAGAACCATTGGGGACTTGGCAGATCTCAGTAGACGGCTCCGCCGCAGTCACAGGATCGGGTGCAGGTATCATAATGGTGTCACCAGAAGGCAACATTTTCGAATATGCtataaaatttaaattcaaaGCTTCAAATAACGAAGCAGAGTATGAGGCGGCAATCGCAGGAATCCAGATGTGTAAAGCAGCAGATGCTAAGAAAATAGTGCTCAAAACCGATTCACAGCTGGTGGCCAGCCAATATAGAGGTGAATATGAAGCCAGAGAACCATCTATGCAGAGGTACTTGGCCTTGATGAAAGAAGCAGTAGCCCATCTAGAAAGCTTTGAGATTCAACTGGTTCCCAGGGCAGAGAACAGTCAAGCAGACGCCCTATCCAAATTAGCAAGTTCGACGCTACAGGACTTGGAAAGAACAGTGATGGTAGAGGTCAAAGATGAAAAGAGCATTGACAAAAAGCCTGCAGTCAACTTCATTGACACTGAGCCACAGTGGTATGATAGTATAGTCTCATACAAGCTGGGAAGGGGCCTTCCCACAGCAGAGCAGGAGCAGAAAAAAGTAAAACGAAACGAGCATTGGTTCGTCATTTACCAGGGTAAACTGTACAAGAAATCATTTTCATTGCCTCTGCTGAGATGTATATCAACAGAGGAGTCACAACGAGTCATTGAGGAAATACACGAGGGAATATGTGGAAACCACATAGGTGGCAGGACATTAGCCTTGAAAGCTCTCAGAGCAGGATATTATTGGCCAACCATG CCAATCATCAACCCCATACCATTTGCCcagtggggaatggatattCTGGGACCATTCACAGCAGCAAGCGGGGGAAGGAAATTCCTGATTGTGGCAGTTGACTATTTCACTAAGTGGATTGAGGCAGAGCCCACTAAAAGCATAACAGCCAAGCGGATGAAGGATTTCATCTGGAAGAACATTGTGATAAGGTTCGGCATCCCAGAAAGTTTGGTCTTCGATCATGGAACACAGTTCGACTGCACTCCGATAAAGGATTACTGCGCTGAACTAAGAATAAAATTCGCATACGCATCTGTGTGCCATCCCCAGAGCAATGGTCAGGCAGAGGCAGCAAATAAACAAATCCTGGGAGCACTGCGAAAGAAGGTAGAAGATTTTAAGGGTGCATGGGCCGACCTCATTCCAGAGATCTTGTGGTCCAACAGGAccactgaaaaagaagcaacagGAGAAAGTCCTTACAAACTAGCTTTTGGGGCTGAGGCGGTCCTGCCTGTCGAAGTGGGTCTACCTAGCTTTAGAGTGCAGTATTATGAGGAAGGCACTAACGAGCAGCGTATGAGGGAAGCATTagatttcttaccagaagtcAGGCTGCAAGCAGAGCTCAAGTTGGcagcaaacaaagaaaaaatgagCAGGGCATACAACAAGAGGGTAAAGCACAGACCCATGCAGGTGGGGGATCTGGTCCTCAGAAGAACAGCTGCCACTGGAAAGGGAAAGGCGGAGGGAAAATTCACTGCCAATTGGGAAGGACCTTACCAGATCACAAAAGAAGTAGCCCCAGGCTCGTACCATCTAATGACGAtggaaggaagagaattgaagAACAGCTGGAACGCCAACATGCTAAAGAAATACTATGTATAG
- the LOC110804063 gene encoding pyruvate dehydrogenase E1 component subunit alpha, mitochondrial isoform X2, which produces MCPPESCARCTQGYVAHNYDVVLLELHTGRVPVDTKRPQGEGLLLSWERDPIERVRKLLLAQDISVEKDLKLILACRYWKGGQELKDADEAIAKAKIICDSTRVPDNPDRFTNIYMKGYGYS; this is translated from the exons ATGTGTCCACCCGAGTCCTGTGCACGGTGCACCCAGGGTTATGTTGCCCACAA CTATGACGTTGTCCTCTTGGAGTTGCATACAGGCAGGGTACCAGTTGACACAAAGAGACCTCAAGGTGAAGGTCTTCTTTTGTCTTGG GAACGTGATCCAATTGAGAGAGTTAGAAAGCTGCTATTGGCCCAGGATATTTCTGTAGAAAAGGACCTGAAGCTAATTTTGGCTTGTA GATATTGGAAAGGAGGTCAGGAATTGAAAGATGCAGATGAAGCTATTGCAAAGGCCAAG ATAATTTGTGATTCCACGAGAGTCCCTGATAATCCTGATCGTTTTACAAATATCTACATGAAAGGTTACGGGTATA GTTGA
- the LOC110804063 gene encoding pyruvate dehydrogenase E1 component subunit alpha, mitochondrial isoform X1, which translates to MCPPESCARCTQGYVAHNYDVVLLELHTGRVPVDTKRPQGEGLLLSWERDPIERVRKLLLAQDISVEKDLKLILACRYWKGGQELKDADEAIAKAKIICDSTRVPDNPDRFTNIYMKGYGYTGPCV; encoded by the exons ATGTGTCCACCCGAGTCCTGTGCACGGTGCACCCAGGGTTATGTTGCCCACAA CTATGACGTTGTCCTCTTGGAGTTGCATACAGGCAGGGTACCAGTTGACACAAAGAGACCTCAAGGTGAAGGTCTTCTTTTGTCTTGG GAACGTGATCCAATTGAGAGAGTTAGAAAGCTGCTATTGGCCCAGGATATTTCTGTAGAAAAGGACCTGAAGCTAATTTTGGCTTGTA GATATTGGAAAGGAGGTCAGGAATTGAAAGATGCAGATGAAGCTATTGCAAAGGCCAAG ATAATTTGTGATTCCACGAGAGTCCCTGATAATCCTGATCGTTTTACAAATATCTACATGAAAGGTTACGGGTATA CTGGCCCCTGTGTGTGA